From Mercenaria mercenaria strain notata chromosome 17, MADL_Memer_1, whole genome shotgun sequence, the proteins below share one genomic window:
- the LOC128550073 gene encoding macrophage-expressed gene 1 protein-like, with amino-acid sequence MQNNEKQYTSVSCDFFLILIECVIATGTTADISCDFRCILYKMEFDLSLLGVFWLLINPASSLDTDEKHPAGDPRKCFVGKNKIFRFEVIPGGGWDNLINKDTGMIMGLNYSRCRTTDDGKFLIPDDVYTIPIKSSKVETYAELITHWDNYTSTLSRSVNAHGGLHFSSVSISGKYSNEYKSVKSRQYYDKSMTTRVQARYVLYTAMMEPSAVINDAFRLRLQKIATYVTLNRTDLARYESQLLVRDYGTHVITSIDVGAALAQIDEVSSNYVRKYDSEKHKVVASASASFFGVFDFGAGYSETTTKTMIDQYKKERTSSAVITIGGPAFRPKDFTANNWTDFIANEMVALDRSGKPLYSIIRDSDFPNVPQSVTFDVIDYVKEAVHIYYEHNSHRGCTNPDSPNFSFQANMNDDSCHAPMTNFTFGGVYQTCEASSFPKNLCSGKTQKNPLTGNYNCPSGYEAVPLHRENTPVCHKCWLVFTCCSTPSIFAYWCAASGQVAINSGFLFGGLFTSTVVNVLTQHQNCPPEFYPLKVLGDLTVCVSNDYELGYRYSLPFGGFFSCNAGNPLSLKERVNFLQSNGKVDFLTKFMMEQGVESYPKTCPKGYSQHLAVVYDGCSINYCVRTGALSEQGLPKVQRPPFMKAPRDQYTMIDDKDSVFSDDQNFMARLKEVVLNAISEEGLDGQYTELTPAMEGLKGSEKTTDTRRLSSGGIAAVSVSATLVCVLIGTTIVITIKRRKSRPYKEVDPWARSTTDGRILLTGTRHYSRMDDTPVVVSST; translated from the exons ATGCAAAATAACGAAAAACAATATACGTCAGTCTCATGTGACTTTTTTCTAATCCTAATCGAATGTGTCATTGCTACAGGGACGACTGCGGACATCAGTTGTGATTTTCGTTGTATACTGTACAAAATGGAGTTTGATTTGTCATTGCTCGGTGTCTTTTGGCTCCTGATAAATCCTGCTTCCTCTTTAGATACTGACGAAAAACATCCTGCTGGTGACCCGCGGAAATGTTTCGTCggtaaaaataagatatttaggtTTGAAGTCATTCCCGGCGGCGGATGGGATAACTTGATAAATAAAGACACCGGTATGATAATGGGACTGAATTACTCGCGATGCAGGACTACCGACGATGGTAAATTTCTCATCCCCGACGACGTGTACACCATCCCTATAAAAAGTAGTAAAGTGGAGACGTACGCGGAGTTAATTACACACTGGGACAACTACACCAGCACTTTATCAAGATCGGTGAATGCGCATGGTGGCCTTCATTTTTCGTCGGTGTCGATCAGCGGAAAGTATTCCAATGAGTATAAGAGTGTGAAATCACGACAATACTACGATAAGTCGATGACGACCCGAGTCCAG GCTCGATATGTTCTGTACACAGCTATGATGGAACCAAGTGCCGTTATAAATGACGCTTTTCGATTACGTCTGCAAAAGATAGCTACTTATGTAACTCTTAACCGTACAGATCTCGCACGCTACGAAAGTCAACTTCTCGTACGAGACTATGGAACACATGTGATAACGAGCATAGATGTAGGAGCTGCTCTTGCTCAG ATAGATGAGGTATCCTCAAATTATGTGAGGAAATATGATTCAGAAAAGCACAAGGTAGTGGCTTCTGCCAGTGCAAGTTTCTTCGGTGTTTTTGATTTCGGTGCGGGATATTCTGAAACTACTACAAAGACAATGATTGATCAATACAAAAAAGAGCGGACATCATCAGCTGTAATCACGATTGGTGGTCCTGCATTTag ACCTAAAGACTTCACAGCAAACAACTGGACAGACTTCATTGCAAATGAAATGGTTGCGTTAGACAGATCCGGGAAACCGTTATACAGCATCATACGTGACTCAGACTTTCCTAATGTCCCTCAGTCCGTAACTTTTGACGTAATAGATTACGTGAAGGAGGCAGTGCATATATACTATGAACATAACTCTCACCGCGGATGTACAAATCCCGATTCGCCAAATTTCAGTTTTCAAGCAAACATGAATGATGATTCGTGCCATGCACCAATGACAAATTTTACATTTGGCGGTGTTTATCAAACGTGTGAAGCAAGTAGTTTCCCTAAAAATCTGTGTAGCGGCAAGACTCAAAAGAACCCCCTGACAGGAAATTATAATTGTCCATCTGGTTACGAGGCTGTGCCTCTCCATCGGGAAAACACACCGGTGTGCCACAAGTGTTGGTTGGTCTTCACGTGTTGTTCAACACCTAGCATTTTTGCTTACTGGTGTGCGGCAAGCGGTCAAGTTGCAATCAACAGCGGTTTCCTGTTCGGAGGACTTTTTACATCCACCGTAGTAAACGTTTTGACACAGCACCAGAATTGTCCTCCAGAGTTTTATCCTCTTAAAGTTCTCGGAGATCTGACAGTCTGTGTGAGTAACGATTATGAACTAGGGTACAGATACTCTCTACCATTTGGAGGGTTTTTCTCCTGTAACGCGGGCAACCCATTGTCACTAAAGGAAAGGGTGAATTTTCTACAAAGCAATGGAAAAGTTGATTTCTTGACAAAGTTCATGATGGAACAAGGTGTAGAATCATATCCTAAAACCTGTCCAAAAGGATACAGCCAACACTTAGCTGTTGTTTACGATGGATGTAGTATCAACTACTGTGTAAGGACAGGAGCGCTGTCAGAGCAAGGTCTTCCAAAGGTACAGAGACCTCCATTCATGAAAGCTCCTAGAGACCAGTACACAATGATAGACGACAAGGACAGTGTATTCAGCGATGATCAAAATTTTATGGCAAGACTGAAAGAGGTTGTGCTAAATGCAATCTCAGAAGAAGGACTAGACGGTCAGTACACAGAACTGACCCCAGCAATGGAAGGGTTGAAAGGCAGTGAGAAAACAACGGATACAAGAAGGCTTTCAAGTGGTGGAATTGCAGCGGTATCAGTTTCCGCGACCCTCGTTTGCGTTTTGATAGGCACAACCATCGTCATTACGATAAAGCGCCGCAAAAGTAGACCGTACAAAGAGGTTGATCCGTGGGCTAGGTCAACGACGGACGGGAGAATTTTACTGACAGGTACAAGACATTACAGTCGTATGGATGATACACCAGTTGTTGTTTCTAGTACTTAG